In Myxococcales bacterium, the genomic window CGACACGGACCCCAAGTCGACTTGCGATCGACGCGGCCGCGAGTTCGCCGCCCTTCGCTTTCTCTGGAACAACGATGTCCGCTGTATTCCCGAGCCCATCGCAACCTTTCCCGAGCAGTCCCTGTCGATCCTGCGATTCGTAGAAGGTACGCCCTTGACCCGGGACGATGTCAAGCAGCGCGACGTCGAAGCGCTGGTCGAATTCCTCATCCAGCTCGATCGCCTCAAGCTGCAAACAGCCAGTTTCGCACTCGGGGCTGCTTCGGAGGCCTGCTTCTCCCTGGACGCCCTCGCCGAATCCATTCGCGCTCGTCTCGCACCTCTGCAAGTCGCGGCCGAGCTGGCCGACACGCGTGCACACGAACGGCTTCAACTCTTTCTGGCCGGCTCGATCCGACCGGTTCTCGCACGAGCGTTCGAATCGGCTGCTGCTTTGCAGCGCGAGCGCGGTCTCGAAATCGACAGTGTGCTTGCGCGCGAGAGCCGCACCTTGAGCCCGTCGGATTTCGGCTTTCACAACGCGTTGCGGCGCCCAGATGGATCGCTGGTCTTCGTCGACTTCGAACATTTTGGCTGGGACGATCCCGCAAAGATGGTGAGTGACTTCCTGCTCCATCCAGCCCTTCCACTCTCGGTCGATTTGCGCCGGCAGTTCATGCAATCAGCCATCGCCCGCCATCCCGCATGTACCGAGCTCGATTGGCGCGTTCCTCGCGTGTTCCCGCTCTACGCCATCAAGTGGTGCACGATCCTGTTGAACGAGTTCGTTCCAGAACAGCGGCAAAGGCGAGCCTTTGCGTTGCATCGCAAGGGAGACTCCGAGGCGGTGCTCCTCGAGCAGCTCGCCAAGGCCAAATCCCTGTTGGAATCCGCAACCGAAGAACGAGGGGAGTTTCCCTATGCCGCATAGTTCAACCGTAGAGAGCCAACCCAAGGCCCTTGCTCTCCACGCGGATTGGCTGGGACTCGCAACGCCCCTCGACGCACGCAGCAAGGAATTGCGCGAGACGGTCCTCGAAATTCTTGCCACAAGCCGGCGTGGACATCTCGGTTCCACCTTTTCGTTGATCGAAATCATTCGAGTCCTGTATGACGATATTCTCCGCTTTGATTCGAAGCGTCCCGACTGGCCGGGTCGCGATCGCTTCATCTTGAGCAAAGGCCACGGTTGTCTCGCTCTTTACGTTCTTCTGGCCGACAAGGGATTCTTTCCCCGCGAACGGCTCATGGAGTTCTGTGCCGACGGTGGAATGCTGGGCGGCCATCCCGACCACCTGAAGGTTCCGGGGGTCGAAGCGTCGACGGGAAGCCTGGGCCACGGCGCATCGATCGGCGTCGGCATGGCGCTGCATGCCCGGCGGGTCGGATCGAAGCATCGCGTCCTGGTCGCGCTGGGCGATGGCGAGTGCAATGAAGGCTCAGTCTGGGAAGCCGCGATGTGTGCGGGCAAACACAAACTCAGCAACCTCACCTTCATCGTGGACTACAACAAATGCCAGTCCTATGGCGCTACGCATGAGGTGCAGGACCTCGAACCCTTCGCCGAGAAATGGGAAAGCTTCGGCTGCGCTGTGCGAGAAGTAGACGGTCACGACGTGATAGATCTGCGTTCGGTGTTCAAGAGCCTGCCCTTCGAAAGCGGTAAGCCCAACGCGATCATTTGCCACACGGTCAAGGGGAAGGGAATCCCGGTTGCCGAGTTCAACTCTGCCTACCACCACAAGAGTCAGATTTCGGACGACGATCTCTCAGCCTATCGCCGTGCACTCGGAGACTATCCATGAGAAAGGCCTGCCTCGACATGGTCTTCGAGCTCGCAAAGCGGGACGAGCGCGTTCTCTTCGTGGGTTCAGACCTCGGCCACGGAACCCTTGATGAGTTTCGCCAGACGCTTCCCGATCGCTTCCTGATGGAAGGGATCAGCGAGATGAATGTCGTCGGACTTGCGGCGGGTTTCGCGATGGAGGGAAGCGTCCCCTACGTGAATACGATCGCGACCTTCCTGACGAGACGCTGCTACGAACAGGTCGCGATGGACGTGTGCCACGCCAACCTGCCCGTTCGCCTGATCGGAAACGGAGGCGGGCTGGTGTACGCGCCCTTAGGCCCCACCCACGAAGCCATCGACGACATCGCGATCATGCGCGCCTTGCCCAACATGACGATCGTCGCCCCGGCTGATGCCGACGAAATGCGACGCTTCATGCGCGTGAGCGTAGACCACGATGGACCGATCTATATCCGACTGGCGAAGGGCTACGACCCGATCGTCACCGATTCATCGAATGACTTCGAGATTGGCGCGGCCGTATCGATGCGCGAAGGGACCGATGCCCTGTTGGTGACGACTGGCATCGGCTTGAGAATCTGCCTGGAAGCAGCCGAAGCTCTAGCCGCCAGGCATATCGACGTGGGTGTGCTGCATCTTCCGACGATCAAGCCGCTGGACGTCGATGCATTGATCTCGCGTGTCGAGGGTGTGTCGGTGGTGGTGAGTGTCGAAGAGCACTCGATTATCGGCGGGCTCGGAAGCGCCATTGCGGAACTGATCGCTGAGGCGTCCTTCGATGTACCCAAGCGATTCCGGCGAATCGGAGTTCCCGACGCCTACCCGCATCAATACGGATCGCAAGCCAGTCAACTCGAACACTTTGGCATCACTCCACTGGGTGTGGCCGAGACTGTCGAAAGTCTCGCGACCCGCCGTCATCGGCCACAAGTCCACGCGAGAGCGCGAAACCAGGGAGGAATAAAATGGGACAACTCCAAAACATCATCACCCCCCTACACACGAGGACAACCCGGGATTGTCTAGGCCGGATGAGCGACGACAAGGTCGCATGCATGAAAATCGCCCGGAAGTTCGAGGCGGACTACTGGGATGGCGACCGGCGCTACGGCTACGGGGGCTATCGGTACGACGGCCGTTGGAAGACGGTCGCGGAGGAGCTGATTGACAAATTCGATTTGCCACAATCGGGAGCCAGCTTGTTGGACATGGGGTGCGGCAAAGCCCACCTGCTCTACGAGTTCAGCAAGCTTCTGGACAACCCTGAGCTCGTGGGTTGCGACATCTCGTCCCATGCGATCGCCGAGGCGCCGGCGGAGATCAGGCACGCCCTGTTTCGGCAACGGGCCCAGGACACGTATCCCTTCGAAGACGACG contains:
- a CDS encoding class I SAM-dependent methyltransferase, translating into MGQLQNIITPLHTRTTRDCLGRMSDDKVACMKIARKFEADYWDGDRRYGYGGYRYDGRWKTVAEELIDKFDLPQSGASLLDMGCGKAHLLYEFSKLLDNPELVGCDISSHAIAEAPAEIRHALFRQRAQDTYPFEDDAFDLVLSIGTLHNLTLPDLKASLLEIERVGKKKYLLVESYRNEEELFNLQCWALTCESFYRPEEWTWMFREFGYSGDFEFIYFES
- a CDS encoding aminoglycoside phosphotransferase family protein, whose protein sequence is MSVALTEASEFDCALVGPALNEVAGSGPLSLQPLGGGRNSRVYRVDRSDRNDAEVYVAKIYSDTDPKSTCDRRGREFAALRFLWNNDVRCIPEPIATFPEQSLSILRFVEGTPLTRDDVKQRDVEALVEFLIQLDRLKLQTASFALGAASEACFSLDALAESIRARLAPLQVAAELADTRAHERLQLFLAGSIRPVLARAFESAAALQRERGLEIDSVLARESRTLSPSDFGFHNALRRPDGSLVFVDFEHFGWDDPAKMVSDFLLHPALPLSVDLRRQFMQSAIARHPACTELDWRVPRVFPLYAIKWCTILLNEFVPEQRQRRAFALHRKGDSEAVLLEQLAKAKSLLESATEERGEFPYAA
- a CDS encoding transketolase; the protein is MRKACLDMVFELAKRDERVLFVGSDLGHGTLDEFRQTLPDRFLMEGISEMNVVGLAAGFAMEGSVPYVNTIATFLTRRCYEQVAMDVCHANLPVRLIGNGGGLVYAPLGPTHEAIDDIAIMRALPNMTIVAPADADEMRRFMRVSVDHDGPIYIRLAKGYDPIVTDSSNDFEIGAAVSMREGTDALLVTTGIGLRICLEAAEALAARHIDVGVLHLPTIKPLDVDALISRVEGVSVVVSVEEHSIIGGLGSAIAELIAEASFDVPKRFRRIGVPDAYPHQYGSQASQLEHFGITPLGVAETVESLATRRHRPQVHARARNQGGIKWDNSKTSSPPYTRGQPGIV
- a CDS encoding transketolase, producing the protein MPHSSTVESQPKALALHADWLGLATPLDARSKELRETVLEILATSRRGHLGSTFSLIEIIRVLYDDILRFDSKRPDWPGRDRFILSKGHGCLALYVLLADKGFFPRERLMEFCADGGMLGGHPDHLKVPGVEASTGSLGHGASIGVGMALHARRVGSKHRVLVALGDGECNEGSVWEAAMCAGKHKLSNLTFIVDYNKCQSYGATHEVQDLEPFAEKWESFGCAVREVDGHDVIDLRSVFKSLPFESGKPNAIICHTVKGKGIPVAEFNSAYHHKSQISDDDLSAYRRALGDYP